A region of the Callithrix jacchus isolate 240 chromosome 5, calJac240_pri, whole genome shotgun sequence genome:
acatggtaaaaccccgtttctactaaaaatacaaaagttagccaggtgtactggcacatgcctataatcccagctactcgggagactgaggcatgagaagtgcttgaacccaggaggcagaggttgcagtgagctgagatggcaccactgcactccagcccagtaacagagtaggactctgtatcaaaaacaaaactaaacaaaacaaaaacaaatacatgtacaaaattaattcaaagatTCATTGTAGTTTTCTGCATTTTACTAATTATATACAGCAGCCATATacacttataattttaaaagttatcacataactggctgggtgtggtggctcacacctgtaatcccagcactttgggaggctgaggtggaaggattacttgaggtcaggagtttgagatcagcctagccaacgtggtgaaacaccatctctattaaaaatacaaaaaccagccgggcgtggtgatgcacacctgtaattccactactcaggaggctgaggcaggataattgcttgaactcgggagtcggagcttgcggtgagccaagatcacaccactgcaccttagttagcctgggtgactgagactccgtctcaaaaaaaataaagttatcacatagttgcacaactttgtgaatacactaaaagccAATGAACTctatactttaaatgggtaaaaTGTAAGGTATGtgaatatctcaataaagctactaaaaaaacattatttaaaaagaattcttcTATATCTAAGGCCTGAGCAGGACTTGCTTTAGTAAATAGACCCCTGCAGCAGGATAACATGGTCTATTTATTGCTCAGCCAGGAACAGGCAACTTGGGGGGGAGGCGGGGAATGTGCTCATTGAGGCCATACCGTCTGCAGAGGTTCTGCTAAGAGTCTAGGGCTCCCCCTGGGTTGGCCTCCAGTGAAGGGCCATTGTCAGTGCTCCCTCCTCAAGGCAGCCTGACTGCTGCTCTCAACTCGCAGGGGCTTCCTAAAGGAAGGGCTATTTGCTTCCAATGGAGAGCTCAATGccattagcatttctgtatactTCTTCCAGATTTCTAATACTATTTCTATGCAGCTTCTTATCACCCAAATGACTGGTTTTGGAGTCAGTGTTAACATTCCACTGCTGGTTTCCTTATGAAATTCAGTGTTTATGTTCCGCACCCAGTTAACTAATGTATTTGGCTACCTGAAAGTTAAGCATATTCTGTTTTAGTATCTTTTCTAAGACAAACTCAAAGTCTAGAATCCTGTATTTTGCTATCAATTCTACTCTTACTTGATTAGATACATTTCCAGTTAAAGAGATACCTTTTGTCTCAGTAACAAACCTCATAGGAGATCCTTATCAGTCAAGCTTCTACAAGTAAGCAGGAGAAGCAGAGAGCCAGAAATTAAGACTGAGGCTTGTCAGGACTTTACAAGAGAATCACATATTAGTATTATATTCGAGAGCCTGtaattttctctaacatactttCCTCACCCCAGAATGAGTCTACTGATTAGACatagcatggattttttttttttttctgagacagtctcactctgtccccaggctggagtgcaagatctcagctcaccgcaacctccgcctcctgggttcaagcaattctcttgcctcagcctcctgagtagctaggattacaggcatgtgctaccatgccctggtaattttagtatttttagtagagacggggtttcaccatgttggccaggctggtctcgaactcactcctgaccttgtgatcaaagtgctggattagaggtgtgagccaccacgcccaagcttttttttttttttttgagacgaagtttcgctctttttgcccaggctgtagtgcagtggtgtgatcttggctcactgcaacctctgcctcccgggttcaagcaattgttctgcctcagcctcccaagcagctgggattacatgcaccagacaccatgcctggctaatttctgttttgttttgttttgtttctttgagacagagtttcactcttgttgccccggctggagtgcagtggcaaggtctcagctcactgcaacctccatctcccaggttcaagtgattctcctgcctcagtttcttgagtagctgggattacaggcgctgcaccaccatgcccggctaattttttgtatttttagtagagaaagggtttaaccatgttgaccaggctggtcttgaactcctgacctcaggtgatccatccacctcagtctccaaaagtgctgggattacatgtgtgagccacctcccccggccccgattttttttttttttttttaaaagagaggatcttcctatgttgccctggctggagagcagtggctattcacaggcaggATGACAGCATACTGCTGCCTTGAAATCcttgcctcaagcgatcctccagcctcagcattctgagtagctgggactacaggcatgtaccatcatgcctggctaatttctaaaaaattatttgtagagagaaggtcttgctatgctgtccaggctggtcttgaattcctggcctcaagtgatccttctgctttgacctcccaaaatgttgggattacaggtgtgagccacagcacccagcttggagcagaaatttttttttttttttttttttgacatggagtttcactcttgttacccaggctggagtgcaatggtgcgatctcggctcaccgcaagctccgcctcctgggttcaggcaattctcctgcctcagcctcctgagtagctgggattacaggcacgcgccaccatgcccagctaatttttttgtatttttagtagagacggcatttcaccatgttgaccaggatggtcttgatctcttgacctcatgatccacctgcctcggcctcccaaagtgctgggattacagacgtgagccaccgtgcctggcccagagcagaaatttttaattcCCAACTTCACAGATAAGGACATTGAAAGAAGTTAAAGGTCACAGATGCAGGAAGGGCAGAACAAGAATGCCACCCCAGCTCCTTTCTACTGCCCCATCCAGCACAGGTCTCCATCCAAATACTGCTGGGTCATCAGGCCATGAGAGCTGACAAAGGCCAGAGGCCCCTGCAACTAGGTCCAGCTTGAGCATTCCCAGCAATTGGAAGGCCAGTCCAGCCACCTCCTTCCACTTGCTAATGGGAAAAAAAGTACGTTCCTCCTTGCTTTCTAAAGTCCCAGGTGTTCTGAGGTTTAAAAAGTTGgttcaaagaaaggaaaatactcTCCCCTAACACAGCAGGTACTTCTGTTGGAAACCGGATGggcactttccttttttctttttgagacagagtttcactgtcacccagcctgaagtgcagtggcacaatctcagctcactgcaacctcccttttattttatttttttttttttttgagacagggtcttgctctgttgcccaggctggagggcagtggcgtgatcttggctcactggaacctctgcctctcgggttcatgtgatttttctgtgcctcaacctcccaagtagctggaactacaggtgcatgccaccatgccaggctattttttttttttttttttgtatttctagtagagatggagtttcaccatgttggccaggctggtctgacctcaagtgatccgcacaCCTtcgcctcacaaagtgttgggattacaggtgtgagccactgtgcccagccagtaacTTTTCATCATTCCAATGAACTAAGAGGTTTAAAGAACTTAAAAcctcagttttttgttgtttttttttttataggatTGATGCTTATTTAACAGAAACTGTCAAATCTATTATGAGGGTGGTAGCTataatcttattatttttttccccaaaaagggTTACAAGGAAAATCAATAGTGTCGGTTGTGACAATTGTGACATACTTAacaacttttctttaaaagatttgtgaactgtacacttctcaaCGGGACAAACTGAAATTGCCTGCTTTATGTTCCCTACACAGCAGCAGTGCTCAGAAGTAGTCTGCTTTAGTTAGGCCTCAAGGAGTTGAGACTGTCTGCCCTTAATCCCAACGAGCCTGCAGAACATACCATGGACTTTCTAGCGCCAGTTCATGTGAGTGCTTACCTCAGTAAGGCCTTTAATCTTCAAGTACCCACAAAGGTAAGAgttccctgtgtccacatgctGGAAAGAAAGGATACACAGCCTGTTACAAATAGATGAACTTATTAGGGGACATGCAGGGGGTACTCAGGAAATCCTATGAGGCCAGATGGGTGATCagtgaacacccagcacagcTCAAGGCTCACCCAGCCTCTAGGATCTTCATAAGTTCTCACAACACGTGCCTGTTCTGCCAAAGCAACTTGATCCCAAGACCCTCTCAATTTCCTTCAGCTGAATATCTTGAGACTGAAGTGCCTTTCTGGAACGGGGCCCCcactcaaattattttctatgcTATCTTCAACACACATCTCCCAATTATCTAGAGACCCTGAGCACTGCTGGGCACAgggcctctgtctctgcctgtaCATGTGGTGTCATCCCTAACCCTAGGCttgattttctaatgtttttctaGCCTTTTTCTATGTCTATGCTGCTCAATCATTGGTCTAGGAGGTCTGCTCCTCCTCtggtttttatattaaatatcatcCTGCATTATCTCTTCATGAAATGAGCAGACTGTTCAGAAATGGTATCTCATAAAGACTTACGTGGTATAAACTTCAGTTATGAACCAAAATGCCAACCAAACATCTGACTATATTGTGAATGTCCACTCTGTGCATTTTATATATGGATGCTGTGTTTCTTAATGAAAAGAGTCAGGAgcctaaaataaatagaaataaaaggcataataGACTCCAAGGTTTGGCAGTCACCAATTACTGGTTGCTGAGACACTGCCGGATGCCTACGCAACAGCcaatttcctccttttttatgTTGGCAGGGCCTAGTTTTTGCTCTGGTACCTACCTACCACATAAAACTTGGTCAGCCTGATGGATCTAAGGCAAACAGGTGTCCCTATCCTCTTGTAAGTCATGTATTTAAGGGTATGACCCATTTCTGGTCCATCAGATGTGTAAGTCTCCCAGGTGCATCTGCAAACAATCCCTGGCTTTTGAAGAGGCACATGAGGAAGAAATGGCTTTTTCGCTCCTGGTGGTGACAGTATCTGCATGCAGTGTCTAATCTTGGGGCTGACATCTAGAGAACAGGGGAGAAATAGGCCAGGAAATGCTGAGGATGGTAGTACAGAAAGATGGAAGAAACTAGGCCCATCATAGGCCTCTGAATTAACTAACCTGAAGCCATGTCACCTCAAAACTCCTCCTGATGTGAGATTTCACCCAAATCTATATAGACTCATTCTGAACAGGGAGTTTCAGATTTCATGACAATTGGATTCACTTACAAAGTAAACCCTTGAATTAAAGCAAACCAAGGACAAGGGTACCTGTAGCACACTGAGATTGTAATGTTAAGTGAGGTCTTATTTCAAGAAATTAGAATTTATCAGATTTGGGAACTTGATTACTTCCAATTATACCATAAATCCAATACTAAGCCATGCTTAAAAACTGCAATGAACTTAGTCAACCAGATGATGTCAGCACCAAAGCAAATGAACTTCAGTGAAGCCAAAGTGCCTTCACAGTTTGGTGCTGGGGACAAAGGTATTCCCTGTGAAAACTGCCAAAGCATTTCAAAGATCCTCATCTGCTGACCTTGGCATTGGACATTATCTAAAACAGCTGATACACACTAACATGGTTCAGCAAAGAGCTTTTATTAAAGCTAACATAATTCTAACCTGAGTCTTTAAATTTCATGTATGCAATTCTCATTGAATTCAATACAGTTTGGGGTTTCACAGCGGCTGGAAAGGGTATCAGGTGGCAAGGATACTTGCTAATAGGATTTAAAATTGAAACGTAAATTGGCTAACATTTTGCATGGATTATCACATGCTCAAGAATCAGaatttcaccttggcctccattCAACCAAGTCTCTATTTCTGCCCAAATTGATCTTGATAATGGCTGGTGAACTCAAAGACACCACAACGCATATAGCTTTTGCCAAACAGTAGGCCAGCACCTCAAGAAAGTTAACGGCACGTGTTTGGCAAGAAGGTCTCAGAGCACAGCTGTGTCCAACGGCTGCTCTTTTAAATATTCCTTTCACAGCGACCAAGGCTCCCTTCTATGCTGGCTTCTTAGATGgctgaggaggaaagaggaatcaCAGTAAGTGGAGAGTGCAGGGGACACCCCAGTCAGAAACTCACAAATGTTTGAAGAACTCTTTAAACTAGAATCTCAAAAAAGTGCTCCAAAAAAGACACATGAAAGATGCATAACACCACAGTcattatagaaattcaaattaagactacaatgagacaccacttcaaacacactaggatggctataatgaAAAGATGAACAGtgagtgttggtgaggatgtggagaaactggaactctcacCCACTGCTGGTTGAAATGTAAAACGGTCCAggggcagttcctcaaaatgttaaaacagagttaccatatgacccagcaattccactcccaggtaGTTATCTAccggaaaaaaaaacaaaaaacttgtgtACATAAAtagttcatagcagtattattcatagcAGCCAGAGTGGaagacccaaatgtccatcaactgatcaCTAGATAAACAAAATGCTGTATATATATTCAATGGGCAATTGTTACAATGAACAAtgcaacaataaaatgaaatgtaagtGCTGCTATGTATAATGATAAggatgaaacttgaggacattatgctaagtgaaaaaagccaatctcaaaggGACATACACTGTAtgattatataaaatgtccagaatagacaaattaaaaaaaatagatgaggaGTTGCCTAGGATTGAAGTGGGCGTTATGGCTAAGGGGTacaaggtttctttttggggtgatgaaaggTTCTAAAATTAGGTTGTGGTGGTGGTTTAACaaatgtgaatatactaaaaactactgaactgtacacctTAAATAAGTGAATTGtatctaaataaagaaaaagggagggtggaagggaaggagggagggaggaaggaaggaaggagagttgtAAAAGGCAGAAGTATTTTGTGTCTAAGAAGGCTGTATCTGAGAAACTAGTCCTGACTGAAAAACCAGCTGATGGGGCAATTCACATACCACTAAGTAGTCGTGATGATGACCAAGCAGCTCCCCAATCCAGATGTAGGGCAGCATTCCTTGGCATGACCACCATCCCCACCAGCAGACTTCCTACTCAAGTGGCTCCCAGCCATCTGCCAGGTTTCTGCTCTGAGCTGCCTGAGACCTATCAGCCCTGTCCCAACTCAATCACCGCTTCCACTGGTTCACGATTCTCCTTCTGACAGGAGCTCAGAAGTGACACCCAAATGACAGAAGGGAGCAGTAGTTGCTGCAGTTGTCAAAGCAGACTCCCCTTTGACACCTGGCTACCCTGCCAATTATCCCCTACTACATGAGAAACCATCAAACTCAACAATGGGGACAAATCCAACACCATCCCAAACATGACCCACCCTGGGTTCTCACCTCCAGAATTCTGATTAGGTGCAAAACAAACCGAAATGATGttcacattttaagaaaacaagaagagGATCACCACATTAGGCATATAGTtatgaagacaaaaatatttcaacCACAATAGTTTTTCCATTATAATAAAGATTGTGGTTCATGTTAGAACTTTACAGACCAAAGATAAAATTAACATGATGATGCTGTTTCAAGTAAGCAGAGAAAACTATTTACTCCCACACAGCAGTATGAGAATGAAAGAGTGATGCCTGCTCTGCAGATAGCAGAAAGAAAAGGCACCCTCATTGTCTTTTGAATGGGATACCTACTCTTCAGAAGTAAAACTAAGATTTAGAGTTTTAACCCGTCAAAAGGCAAGCTTGAGGAACAGATACACTGTACATTTCACCCTCACACCCGGGGGGCAGTATTTCAGCTGGCAAAAAGTGTCAGGCCTGAGAGGAGTGAGGTGTGGGAAAGGCCCACACAGGTGAAGCTGTACTTCCAAGGCTGATCAGGAACTGGCAGCAGGTATTCAGGAATCCAGGTCAAATGCAGGGAGGCTGCTGGACATGAACTAAAACTGGGTGAGTTAGATTTCCCAGTACATGGGTCTCAGACACTGGGAGGAAGCCCTGTGCCTGTGTAGAGAAAAGTTAAGAACAGCAAACAGGGTCCCCTGGAACCAGGATCGAGCAAGACGAAGATATGGGGTGGGGAATCTGGACAGATGCCAGGAAGATTAGAAGACTGCAAGTGGTCCCAGAGCAggggcaggaggctgggaggtggagcaGCTGGAAGGGGCTGGGTGCCTGGAGCATGAAGAGAGGGAAGCAGCGAGTGGAACAGGGGACCCAGGAGGCAAGATCCCAGCAGACTGTGAGCAGCACTCAGGGAGTGAGTGTCTGGTCTTGAGGTGGGGCCAGGGCCTGACCAATCAGTGGTGCGTTTGGTGTTCCCCCGTCTGAGGGGTCTGATGAAGCCCTCCTAAGGAGATCTCAGGAAGAGGAAGCCCCCAGGGTCTGCGGATTCCTGGGACTGAGGAAGAGGCGGGAGGGCAGGACTCAGTTCTGAATCTGACATGGGCCCAGACACGGGGAGTGTCCAGAGTCTGGTGAAACCAATGGAGAGTTCTTCAGGGTCTGAAAAGGGCTCGTGGCAGTCCCTGATGTAGGGACGGCAGGTCATGAGGAGGGAGGACCCGGGCCTTCCCCGAGTCATGGGGGCTTCCGGATCCCGGACCGGCCGGTCACCGGCTTCAAGTCTGGGAGAGTGTTCGGGGTCCGCCAGAAGCGGGTCTTGACGGGCTCTGGATCTGAGGGGGCAGGTCAGGGCTGGGGCTCGGAGAGTGTGAGGCACAGGCTGGGCAGGTCCCGGGTGGGAAGCGCCGGGTGCAGGAGGCCCCGGCGACGAGGGCCTGCTCCGCGGCTGCCGGCTCGAGGAGCCGAGACGGGCACGGCCCGTGAGCGCCGCGAGGAGGCCCTCGggccccggcccggcccggcgcTCACCTGCAGCACCACCTCTACGTCGTACGAGTTCCCCTTGCTCTTCTGGTGGCCGCGGAACTTGGAGCCGCTGTAGAGCAGGCTGGTGGCCACGCCGGGCTGCTGGGTGTTGATGGGCGGCGGCGGGATGAGTGAGGCCGCGGAGGCAGCCGAGGCACCGGCTGGCGGGGGACACTCGGTGCGGACCGGCATCGCGGGGTCCCCCGGAGCCAGGGCTGGGGGGAGTGGGAGAGGAACCGCCGCCGCCGCGCGGGAGCCAAGGAGGGTGGCTGGGAGGGAGAGGCCGAGGCGCGCACGCGCAGGGTGGGGGCGGGAGGGGCGACCACCCGTCCGCTGTATGCAAACTAAGCGCTTCGGCCGCCACCGCGACCCAGGGACCTGAGAGCAGGGCCTCCCAGTCCTGAGCTGGGTCCCCCTCCCGACTTGCCCtcgcgcacacatacacacacacagacacacacacacacacacagacacacacacac
Encoded here:
- the GID4 gene encoding glucose-induced degradation protein 4 homolog isoform X2, whose protein sequence is MCARGQVGRGTQLRTGRPCSQVPGSRWRPKRLVCIQRTGGRPSRPHPARARLGLSLPATLLGSRAAAAVPLPLPPALAPGDPAMPVRTECPPPAGASAASAASLIPPPPINTQQPGVATSLLYSGSKFRGHQKSKGNSYDVEVVLQHVDTGNSYLCGYLKIKGLTEEYPTLTTFFEGEIISKKHPFLTRKWDADEDVDRKHWGKFLAFYQYAKSFNSDDFDYEELKNGDYVFMRWKEQFLVPDHTIKDISGASFAGFYYICFQKSAASIEGYYYHRSSECASISMPSHWLDLEQCF
- the GID4 gene encoding glucose-induced degradation protein 4 homolog isoform X1 is translated as MCARGQVGRGTQLRTGRPCSQVPGSRWRPKRLVCIQRTGGRPSRPHPARARLGLSLPATLLGSRAAAAVPLPLPPALAPGDPAMPVRTECPPPAGASAASAASLIPPPPINTQQPGVATSLLYSGSKFRGHQKSKGNSYDVEVVLQHVDTGNSYLCGYLKIKGLTEEYPTLTTFFEGEIISKKHPFLTRKWDADEDVDRKHWGKFLAFYQYAKSFNSDDFDYEELKNGDYVFMRWKEQFLVPDHTIKDISGASFAGFYYICFQKSAASIEGYYYHRSSEWYQSLNLTHVPEHSAPIYEFR
- the GID4 gene encoding glucose-induced degradation protein 4 homolog isoform X3 codes for the protein MCARGQVGRGTQLRTGRPCSQVPGSRWRPKRLVCIQRTGGRPSRPHPARARLGLSLPATLLGSRAAAAVPLPLPPALAPGDPAMPVRTECPPPAGASAASAASLIPPPPINTQQPGVATSLLYSGSKFRGHQKSKGNSYDVEVVLQHVDTGNSYLCGYLKIKGLTEEYPTLTTFFEGEIISKKHPFLTRKWDADEDVDRKHWNIGRYLGLQTLLEWIETFWVREELRQPPLVLACEVWLNKGAEFVECFLLQQFVAAFVLVSISPNFPHSWRTPRFLCGTSGALYCTWVSLGFTMFNTLHLGCHFCIVN